A genomic region of Fodinisporobacter ferrooxydans contains the following coding sequences:
- a CDS encoding YqhV family protein — translation MFRDYILTGMVGLRLLSGTIEICAALLMWYLGTVEKAFTVNAFLSLVGPLVLVSVTALGLTGMADSISIWKIFIILCGVGLILYGVHS, via the coding sequence ATGTTTCGCGACTATATATTAACAGGCATGGTAGGTTTGCGATTGTTATCCGGCACAATTGAAATTTGCGCCGCGTTATTGATGTGGTATTTGGGAACGGTAGAAAAAGCGTTTACTGTTAACGCATTTTTGTCACTCGTAGGGCCGCTTGTGCTGGTTTCCGTTACTGCACTTGGTTTGACCGGCATGGCTGATTCCATTTCCATTTGGAAAATATTCATCATACTCTGTGGTGTCGGCCTCATCTTATATGGCGTGCACAGTTAA
- a CDS encoding amino acid permease — MNNQKLSRATIGLPQAVALYIGAVLGSGVLLVPGLAAEIAGPASLIAWGIMTLLVLPMALSMGLLAAKFPNAGGVSHFVSQAFGEKAGVMVGWFFLMSVPIGAPVAAITGAGYLTTAMGLGFGAKLLIASLILFIGVLINLIGMKLAGNIQVVVVTAILAVLILAIAGSFPEMALANFHPFEQYGWISIGKATAILFWCFIGWEAVSHMSEEFIDPEREAVKGVFVAACVVGILYFLTALATVATHSYGSGTSDASLVLVIQHIFGAFGALIAGFTAIFICTATIIAYVGAASRLAYALANKGHAPKLLARVSGRLQTPVGGIGFLAVCFVIVMLLYGSGMVPLTTLIQFPNATFILTYLGGCAAGTRLLRGHPWGASISWLSLVLTIFIFPFVGWAIVYPVVIVLAVLFWFKRQQKEKWKSQSQTIAS; from the coding sequence ATGAACAATCAAAAACTTTCCCGTGCAACGATTGGGTTGCCGCAGGCAGTTGCCTTGTATATTGGCGCTGTGCTTGGATCCGGAGTGTTATTGGTCCCTGGACTCGCCGCCGAAATTGCCGGTCCCGCCTCATTGATTGCTTGGGGGATCATGACGCTCTTGGTATTGCCGATGGCTTTATCCATGGGCTTGTTAGCAGCCAAATTCCCGAATGCCGGCGGTGTCTCGCATTTTGTTAGTCAAGCATTCGGCGAGAAAGCGGGCGTAATGGTGGGCTGGTTTTTCCTGATGTCTGTTCCAATCGGCGCCCCAGTCGCAGCCATTACGGGTGCAGGATATTTGACCACCGCCATGGGGTTGGGATTTGGGGCAAAGCTGCTGATTGCTTCGCTCATTTTGTTCATAGGAGTTTTAATAAACCTGATTGGCATGAAATTGGCCGGAAATATTCAAGTTGTTGTCGTAACCGCCATCTTGGCTGTGCTTATTCTTGCCATTGCCGGTTCATTTCCGGAAATGGCGCTTGCAAATTTTCATCCCTTTGAACAATATGGATGGATTTCGATCGGGAAAGCCACCGCTATTTTGTTTTGGTGTTTTATCGGTTGGGAAGCAGTGTCTCACATGTCGGAAGAATTTATTGACCCGGAGCGTGAAGCTGTAAAGGGAGTATTTGTTGCCGCGTGTGTTGTAGGTATCTTATATTTTTTAACTGCATTGGCAACTGTTGCAACACATAGCTATGGCAGCGGAACTTCAGATGCATCGCTGGTGTTGGTGATCCAACATATTTTCGGGGCTTTTGGTGCTCTGATTGCAGGTTTTACGGCAATTTTCATCTGTACGGCGACCATTATTGCGTACGTAGGCGCCGCTTCCAGGCTGGCATATGCTCTCGCCAACAAAGGCCATGCCCCAAAACTGCTTGCCCGCGTATCCGGACGCTTGCAAACACCCGTTGGCGGCATCGGCTTTTTGGCGGTATGCTTTGTCATTGTCATGCTTCTCTATGGCAGTGGCATGGTACCATTGACGACACTGATCCAATTTCCAAATGCCACGTTTATCTTGACATATCTTGGCGGGTGCGCTGCAGGTACCCGGCTGCTCCGGGGTCATCCGTGGGGGGCTTCGATCAGCTGGTTGTCACTGGTCTTGACGATCTTTATTTTTCCTTTTGTCGGTTGGGCCATTGTATATCCAGTTGTCATTGTGCTCGCAGTCTTATTCTGGTTCAAACGCCAACAAAAAGAAAAATGGAAATCACAGTCACAAACAATCGCAAGTTAA
- the efp gene encoding elongation factor P, which yields MISSNDFRPGVTIEYDGQIFRVVEFLHVKPGKGAAFVRTKLKNVKTGAVKEQTFRAGEKVPRARIETREMQYLYNDGDMYTFMDTETYEQLQVPGSMLEYELNFLKENMNCYVVIYEGAAIGVEVPNTVVLEVTETEPGIRGDTATGGTKPATVETGYVVQVPFFVNTGDKLVIDTRSGDYVSRA from the coding sequence ATGATTTCGAGCAACGATTTTCGTCCAGGTGTAACGATTGAATATGACGGGCAAATTTTTCGCGTAGTTGAATTTTTGCACGTAAAACCAGGAAAAGGTGCGGCATTTGTTCGTACGAAATTGAAAAATGTAAAGACGGGCGCTGTCAAGGAACAAACCTTCCGCGCGGGTGAAAAAGTGCCCCGTGCCCGCATTGAGACGCGGGAAATGCAATATCTCTACAATGATGGAGATATGTATACGTTTATGGACACAGAGACGTATGAGCAACTGCAAGTTCCGGGTAGCATGCTGGAATATGAATTGAATTTCCTGAAAGAAAATATGAACTGCTATGTCGTGATCTATGAAGGTGCAGCGATCGGAGTCGAAGTGCCGAATACGGTTGTACTCGAAGTGACCGAGACAGAGCCGGGCATTCGCGGCGATACGGCGACAGGCGGCACCAAGCCTGCAACAGTGGAGACAGGATATGTTGTACAAGTTCCGTTCTTTGTCAATACAGGCGATAAGCTTGTCATCGATACACGCAGCGGCGATTATGTTTCCCGCGCATAA
- a CDS encoding M24 family metallopeptidase — protein MMEWRLQRLQNVLKQKSFAAVLVMQPENRRYLTGFTGSSGMAVVTVDAAYLLTDSRYTEQAKFQSPHFAVIEHGPAQMFQAACQVLQQRSVRAAAFEEDFVTFDQYRQLVEQLPSIELVPVKGLVETLRLVKDEQELEIMRTAANIADAAFLHIVKWIRPGLSEREVALELEIFMRKQGASGCSFETIVASGPRSALPHGVASERVIQNNEFVTLDFGAVYQGYCSDITRTICMGTPDPRHKEIYGIVLEAQIQALAAIKPGMTGQEADAIARRRIEAHGFGECFGHSLGHGLGMAVHEQPRLSKISDDVLEPGMVVTVEPGIYIPDFGGVRIEDDIVITSAGNERLTHSAKELLLIR, from the coding sequence GTGATGGAATGGCGGCTACAGCGTTTGCAGAATGTGCTTAAACAGAAATCCTTTGCTGCGGTACTTGTCATGCAACCGGAAAACCGCCGCTATTTGACAGGTTTCACCGGTTCTTCCGGGATGGCTGTGGTCACGGTCGATGCTGCCTATTTGTTGACGGATTCTCGTTATACGGAGCAAGCAAAGTTCCAATCTCCGCATTTTGCAGTGATCGAGCATGGTCCGGCACAAATGTTTCAAGCAGCATGCCAGGTCCTGCAGCAGCGTTCCGTACGTGCGGCGGCGTTTGAAGAAGATTTTGTTACGTTCGATCAATATCGGCAACTTGTGGAACAATTGCCATCCATTGAGCTTGTCCCGGTCAAAGGATTGGTAGAAACGCTCCGACTCGTCAAAGACGAGCAGGAATTGGAAATCATGCGTACCGCAGCAAACATTGCTGATGCTGCATTTTTACATATCGTGAAATGGATTCGCCCCGGATTATCGGAGCGGGAAGTCGCTTTGGAATTGGAAATTTTCATGCGCAAACAAGGAGCCAGCGGCTGTTCCTTCGAAACGATCGTCGCTTCCGGACCGCGTTCTGCTTTGCCGCACGGGGTAGCTAGCGAGCGGGTCATTCAAAACAACGAATTTGTAACATTGGATTTTGGCGCGGTGTATCAAGGATATTGCTCCGATATTACCCGCACCATATGTATGGGAACTCCTGATCCGAGACACAAAGAGATCTATGGGATCGTATTGGAGGCGCAAATTCAGGCTCTAGCCGCGATCAAACCGGGAATGACCGGTCAAGAAGCAGATGCTATTGCTCGCCGACGAATTGAAGCACATGGTTTTGGGGAATGCTTTGGACATAGCTTGGGACATGGGTTGGGGATGGCTGTCCATGAACAGCCGCGATTGTCCAAAATTTCGGATGACGTGTTGGAGCCGGGGATGGTTGTGACAGTTGAACCGGGGATCTATATTCCGGATTTCGGCGGTGTACGGATCGAAGACGATATTGTCATTACATCGGCCGGAAATGAACGTTTGACACATTCTGCAAAGGAATTGCTGTTGATTCGGTAA
- a CDS encoding histidine phosphatase family protein: MKTRILLIRHGETDWNSQRRIQGHTDIPLNHIGLQQARQVANRMRQEAISACYSSDLQRARNTAEHIAKHHGLGVKINERLRERYYGQLEGMTKDEIDQMFPDYQARNHANVGQETLEHVRLRAMQALAEIAERHRGQSVAVVSHGGWINAVLFMISEGKAGTGITHLENTSITTLIREGQLWKIETIGDVLHLGEDASILS; encoded by the coding sequence ATGAAAACGAGAATCCTGTTAATTCGTCATGGTGAAACGGATTGGAATTCACAACGGAGAATTCAGGGACATACTGACATCCCTCTGAATCACATCGGGCTGCAACAAGCACGGCAAGTAGCGAATCGAATGCGGCAGGAAGCAATCTCCGCGTGCTATAGCAGTGATCTGCAACGGGCGCGCAACACTGCTGAACATATCGCGAAACATCACGGCCTTGGTGTGAAAATCAATGAACGGTTGCGAGAACGGTATTATGGACAATTGGAAGGCATGACGAAAGATGAAATCGATCAAATGTTCCCCGATTACCAAGCGCGAAATCATGCGAACGTAGGTCAGGAAACGTTGGAACATGTGCGTCTCCGCGCGATGCAGGCATTGGCGGAAATCGCCGAGCGGCATCGCGGACAATCGGTCGCTGTCGTGAGCCACGGCGGCTGGATTAATGCTGTTCTTTTTATGATAAGTGAAGGAAAAGCAGGTACAGGCATCACACATCTGGAAAATACGAGTATTACAACACTGATTCGGGAAGGGCAACTTTGGAAAATCGAAACGATTGGAGACGTGCTACACCTTGGGGAGGATGCATCGATCCTGTCGTAG
- the gcvPB gene encoding aminomethyl-transferring glycine dehydrogenase subunit GcvPB has product MNGEKQLIFEISVPGRSAYTLPECDVEAEGIDALVPAHLQRHAPAELPEVSELDLVRHFTELSKRNHGVESGFYPLGSCTMKYNPKRNEWAARLPGFANIHPYQPEETVQGALELLYNLQKDLAEITGMDQVSLQPAAGAHGEWTGLMMIRAYHESRGEQRTKVIVPDSAHGTNPASASVAGYSTITVKSNEQGGVDLDALRAVVGPDTAALMLTNPSTLGLFEENIVEIAEIVHQAGGLLYYDGANANAILSYARPGDMGFDVVHLNLHKTFSTPHGGGGPGAGPVGVKKDLIPFLPTPTVEYQNGTYVLNYDHPESIGKVKGFYGNFGILVRAYTYIRTLGAEGLKRVSEDAVLNANYMMRKLQSYFDLPYDTLCKHEFVLSGRRQKKLGVRTLDIAKRLLDFGFHPPTIYFPLNVEEAIMIEPTETESKETLDQFIDTMIRIAKEAETEPETVIQAPHHTLVRRLDETTAARSPILRYTKQS; this is encoded by the coding sequence ATGAACGGGGAAAAACAATTGATTTTTGAAATAAGTGTACCAGGGAGATCTGCATATACGCTGCCGGAATGTGATGTGGAAGCGGAGGGCATCGATGCATTGGTCCCTGCGCATCTGCAGCGGCATGCGCCGGCAGAATTGCCGGAAGTGAGCGAGCTTGATCTCGTTCGCCATTTTACGGAGCTATCCAAACGCAATCACGGGGTGGAGTCCGGTTTTTACCCCCTTGGTTCTTGTACGATGAAATACAACCCAAAGCGCAATGAATGGGCGGCACGCTTGCCCGGGTTCGCCAATATTCACCCGTATCAGCCGGAAGAAACGGTGCAAGGCGCCCTCGAACTGCTATACAACTTGCAAAAGGACTTGGCGGAAATCACCGGCATGGATCAAGTCAGTCTGCAGCCGGCCGCCGGCGCTCATGGAGAATGGACGGGCTTGATGATGATTCGCGCATATCATGAGTCCCGCGGGGAACAAAGGACAAAAGTCATCGTGCCCGATTCCGCCCATGGAACCAACCCGGCCAGCGCAAGTGTGGCTGGATACAGCACGATTACCGTAAAGTCCAACGAGCAAGGCGGCGTGGACCTGGACGCCTTGCGGGCGGTCGTTGGCCCTGATACGGCAGCGCTCATGTTGACAAATCCAAGTACACTCGGGTTGTTTGAAGAAAATATTGTGGAAATTGCGGAAATTGTGCATCAGGCGGGGGGATTGTTGTATTATGACGGAGCCAACGCCAACGCCATTTTAAGTTATGCGCGACCGGGCGATATGGGATTTGACGTGGTGCACTTGAATCTCCATAAAACATTTTCCACTCCGCACGGAGGCGGAGGTCCTGGAGCAGGCCCTGTCGGTGTAAAAAAAGATTTGATTCCATTTCTGCCGACACCGACCGTTGAATATCAAAACGGCACATATGTACTGAACTATGATCATCCGGAATCCATTGGTAAAGTAAAAGGGTTTTACGGTAATTTCGGCATCCTGGTGCGTGCTTATACGTATATCCGCACATTGGGAGCCGAAGGGTTGAAACGGGTATCGGAAGATGCCGTATTGAACGCTAATTACATGATGCGCAAATTGCAGTCTTATTTTGATTTGCCGTATGATACGCTTTGCAAACATGAATTTGTATTGTCTGGACGCAGACAAAAGAAACTTGGCGTCAGGACATTGGATATCGCCAAACGCTTGCTGGATTTTGGTTTTCATCCGCCGACCATTTATTTTCCGTTGAATGTGGAAGAAGCGATCATGATCGAGCCGACGGAGACGGAAAGCAAAGAAACTTTGGATCAATTTATCGATACCATGATTCGAATTGCCAAAGAGGCGGAAACGGAGCCTGAGACGGTGATACAAGCACCGCATCATACCCTCGTGCGGCGCCTGGATGAAACAACAGCTGCCCGTTCGCCGATTTTGCGCTATACAAAGCAATCGTAA
- the gcvPA gene encoding aminomethyl-transferring glycine dehydrogenase subunit GcvPA: MKSFSYLPHTTEDRQQMLEFLGLSQIEDVFADIPEAVLFNRLYDLPKEMSELEIKRHLQALANKNTSLDTVLCFLGAGAYHHYIPSVVDAIISRSEFATAYTPYQPEISQGVLQAIFEYQTLICELTGMDVSNASMYDGPTAFAEAAMMACSATRRSKVLVSRAVHPEYRGVLATYAKGQNVAVAELPYKDGMTDVQALSASVTEEIAAVMVSYPNFFGSIEDLKALAEIAHAKKAQLIVACNPLALGILESPGACGADIVVGDGQPLGNSLSFGGPYVGFLAATKEHVRRVPGRIAGQTKDSEGRRGFVLTLQAREQHIRREKASSNICSNQALNALAATVYMSYMGKQGLQDVANLNIQKANYAKKRLSEVAGVELVFSAYTFNEFAVRLQKPVADVNKQLLQKGIIGGYELERNYPELANCMLIAVTEQLTKDDIDVFAARLGEIV; encoded by the coding sequence TTGAAATCATTCAGTTATCTCCCACATACAACGGAAGATCGCCAGCAAATGTTGGAATTTTTGGGACTTTCGCAGATCGAAGATGTGTTTGCCGATATCCCGGAAGCGGTCCTATTTAACCGCCTCTATGATTTGCCCAAAGAAATGTCGGAACTGGAAATCAAACGTCATTTGCAAGCACTGGCAAATAAAAATACCAGCCTTGATACAGTTTTATGCTTTCTTGGGGCGGGCGCCTATCATCATTACATTCCGTCGGTTGTCGATGCGATCATCAGCCGGTCGGAGTTTGCGACTGCCTATACGCCGTACCAGCCGGAAATCAGCCAAGGCGTGCTGCAGGCGATTTTCGAATATCAAACGTTAATTTGCGAATTGACAGGCATGGATGTTTCAAACGCCTCGATGTACGATGGGCCGACTGCCTTTGCGGAAGCTGCCATGATGGCTTGTTCGGCAACCCGCCGCTCCAAGGTATTGGTCAGCCGCGCCGTACATCCGGAATATCGCGGCGTGCTTGCCACATATGCGAAGGGGCAAAACGTGGCAGTTGCAGAGCTTCCGTACAAAGACGGCATGACAGATGTGCAGGCGCTCAGCGCAAGTGTCACAGAGGAAATTGCAGCAGTCATGGTCAGCTATCCAAATTTTTTTGGTAGCATCGAAGATCTAAAGGCATTGGCGGAAATCGCGCATGCCAAAAAGGCGCAATTGATCGTCGCCTGCAATCCGTTGGCACTCGGCATCCTGGAATCTCCCGGCGCATGCGGCGCAGACATCGTCGTCGGCGACGGGCAGCCGCTCGGCAACTCTCTATCTTTCGGAGGTCCTTACGTTGGTTTTTTGGCGGCTACGAAAGAGCACGTCAGGCGCGTACCGGGGCGGATTGCCGGGCAGACCAAAGACAGTGAAGGGCGGCGCGGGTTTGTGCTGACACTGCAGGCCCGTGAACAACACATCCGGCGGGAAAAAGCGTCTTCCAATATTTGTTCCAATCAGGCATTGAACGCACTGGCAGCAACTGTATATATGAGTTATATGGGAAAACAAGGATTGCAAGACGTTGCAAACCTGAACATCCAAAAAGCTAATTATGCAAAAAAGCGGCTGTCTGAGGTCGCGGGTGTGGAACTTGTCTTTTCCGCCTACACGTTTAATGAATTTGCGGTTCGCCTGCAAAAGCCCGTGGCAGATGTGAACAAACAGTTGCTGCAAAAGGGAATCATCGGCGGATATGAGTTGGAGCGGAATTATCCGGAACTTGCAAACTGCATGTTGATCGCAGTAACGGAACAATTGACGAAAGACGACATCGATGTGTTCGCAGCACGATTGGGGGAAATTGTATGA
- the gcvT gene encoding glycine cleavage system aminomethyltransferase GcvT — protein sequence MDVLKQTPLFPVYQEYGGKTIDFGGWALPVQYKGILDEHAAVRTQAGLFDVSHMGEIVLSGPDAFASIQRLITNDISRLEINQAMYSPMCYEHGGCVDDLLVYRLAGHEYLLVVNAANIEKDFEWISAHVQGDVHVENKSGEIAQLALQGPKSEQILRKLTAFDLSQIRYYWFAQNVEVAGIQALISRTGYTGEDGFELYVQADQAVQLWNRLLAAGKEDGLVPIGLGARDTLRFEARLPLYGQEISADISPLEAGLGMFVKLDKGEFIGRAALQEQKTNGVKRKLVGFEMVERGIPRSHYEVQVNGQTIGQVTTGTFAPTLKKNLGLALVDVAYASMGQEFDVIIRNKPVRAVVMKTPFYKRAK from the coding sequence ATGGACGTTTTAAAACAAACCCCGTTGTTTCCCGTATACCAAGAATATGGCGGAAAAACGATTGATTTTGGCGGTTGGGCATTGCCTGTACAGTACAAAGGAATTTTGGATGAACATGCGGCAGTTCGGACACAAGCGGGTCTATTTGATGTCTCCCATATGGGCGAAATTGTACTATCCGGGCCGGATGCGTTCGCGTCCATTCAAAGGCTCATTACAAATGACATTTCCAGGCTTGAAATCAACCAGGCGATGTATTCGCCGATGTGTTATGAGCATGGCGGCTGTGTGGATGATTTGCTTGTCTATCGCCTTGCCGGGCATGAATACCTGCTTGTCGTCAATGCGGCCAATATCGAAAAGGATTTTGAATGGATTTCCGCTCATGTGCAAGGGGATGTGCATGTGGAGAACAAGTCCGGGGAGATCGCCCAATTGGCGCTGCAGGGACCGAAGAGCGAGCAGATCCTGCGGAAGCTCACCGCTTTCGATTTGTCACAGATTCGCTATTATTGGTTTGCACAAAATGTGGAGGTCGCCGGGATTCAGGCATTGATCTCACGGACCGGCTATACCGGGGAAGACGGGTTTGAACTCTATGTGCAAGCAGATCAGGCGGTTCAATTGTGGAATCGATTGCTGGCAGCAGGCAAGGAAGACGGATTGGTGCCGATAGGTCTGGGCGCCCGTGACACGCTGCGTTTTGAAGCGCGCCTGCCGTTGTACGGACAAGAAATCTCGGCAGATATTTCCCCGCTGGAAGCAGGGCTTGGCATGTTTGTCAAGCTGGATAAAGGAGAATTTATCGGGCGTGCCGCATTGCAAGAGCAGAAAACCAATGGTGTCAAACGCAAACTCGTGGGGTTTGAGATGGTCGAGCGCGGGATTCCCCGCAGCCATTATGAGGTTCAGGTTAATGGCCAAACGATCGGCCAAGTAACGACAGGCACGTTTGCACCCACATTGAAAAAGAACCTGGGTCTGGCCCTTGTCGATGTGGCATATGCCTCGATGGGTCAGGAGTTTGATGTCATCATTCGCAATAAACCGGTGCGGGCGGTCGTCATGAAGACGCCATTTTATAAACGTGCGAAGTAG
- a CDS encoding DEAD/DEAH box helicase, producing the protein MMERFDTNAWDNWECFQLAIEAEQITLAPNFEELLCLDQLKDVVLYDHQIQTAKRVLNELHGRAILADEVGLGKTIEAGMIIKEYMIRGLVKKVLILVPASLVSQWTRELNQKFQIPAYAQKKEWAWTAYDCIVASIDTTKRDPHRQIVLDQEWDMVIVDEAHKLKNNKTQNWQMVNQLRKKYLLLLTATPVQNDLKELYNLITLLKPGQLGNIEHFMDNYVEEKRLPKNSTELKSVIDEVMIRNKRSEGNIQFTKRIVTSIPVELSPEERNLYDAVSAFVKDEYNKRKEFKLNVLPLMILQREICSSPYAAAVTLESMLKDPDTHPDVKMQLQEMYHLIERIPQYTKVQKVMELIRDIDDKVIIFTEYRASQDFLMYMLKKQGIMCVPFRGGFKRGKKDWMRELFEKKARVLIATEAGGEGINLQFCNQIINFDLPWNPMRLEQRIGRVHRLGQTRDVHIYNLSTKDTIEEHIVHLLQEKIRMFEMVIGELDLIIGKLRMKTTFEKKLMEWIVTAKDKDELQQQLDQLGSMIQQTQQDLQHEELEPFEF; encoded by the coding sequence ATGATGGAGCGATTTGACACAAATGCTTGGGATAATTGGGAATGTTTTCAACTCGCCATCGAAGCTGAACAAATCACTTTGGCTCCCAATTTTGAAGAACTCCTTTGTCTTGATCAATTAAAAGATGTTGTATTGTATGACCACCAGATCCAAACGGCCAAACGCGTCTTGAATGAATTGCATGGACGGGCGATTTTGGCGGACGAAGTGGGATTAGGCAAAACGATAGAAGCTGGCATGATCATAAAAGAATATATGATTCGCGGACTTGTGAAAAAAGTATTAATTCTGGTTCCGGCCTCTCTTGTATCCCAATGGACAAGGGAGTTGAATCAAAAATTTCAAATCCCTGCGTATGCGCAGAAAAAGGAATGGGCCTGGACCGCTTACGATTGTATCGTCGCATCCATCGATACGACCAAACGGGATCCGCACCGGCAGATCGTGCTCGATCAAGAGTGGGATATGGTGATTGTGGATGAAGCACACAAATTAAAAAATAACAAAACGCAAAACTGGCAGATGGTCAACCAATTGCGCAAAAAATATTTGTTGCTGCTTACAGCGACACCTGTTCAAAACGATTTAAAAGAGCTATACAACTTAATCACACTGTTAAAGCCGGGACAATTGGGCAATATCGAACACTTTATGGACAACTACGTAGAAGAAAAGCGATTGCCCAAAAACTCCACAGAACTGAAAAGCGTCATCGATGAAGTCATGATTCGCAACAAGCGCAGCGAAGGAAACATCCAGTTTACCAAGCGGATCGTAACGTCCATTCCGGTTGAATTGTCACCCGAAGAACGAAATCTATATGATGCAGTATCCGCATTTGTCAAAGATGAATACAACAAACGCAAAGAATTCAAATTAAATGTTCTGCCGTTAATGATTTTACAGCGGGAGATTTGCAGTTCACCTTATGCGGCTGCCGTTACGTTGGAGTCGATGCTGAAAGACCCGGATACACATCCGGATGTAAAGATGCAATTGCAAGAGATGTATCATTTGATTGAGCGCATTCCACAATACACCAAAGTTCAAAAAGTAATGGAATTAATTCGCGATATCGACGATAAAGTCATCATATTTACCGAATATCGGGCGAGCCAAGATTTCTTGATGTACATGCTGAAAAAGCAAGGAATCATGTGTGTTCCTTTTCGCGGCGGATTTAAACGCGGCAAAAAAGACTGGATGCGGGAATTGTTCGAAAAGAAGGCAAGAGTATTAATTGCGACAGAAGCCGGCGGCGAGGGCATCAACCTGCAATTTTGCAATCAGATCATCAATTTCGACTTGCCTTGGAACCCCATGCGGCTGGAACAACGGATCGGCCGTGTACATCGATTGGGGCAAACTCGGGATGTTCATATCTATAATTTATCCACGAAAGATACGATTGAAGAACATATCGTTCATCTGCTGCAAGAGAAAATTCGCATGTTTGAAATGGTGATCGGTGAACTGGATCTGATTATCGGCAAACTGCGGATGAAAACTACTTTTGAAAAAAAATTGATGGAATGGATCGTAACAGCCAAAGACAAGGATGAATTGCAGCAGCAATTGGATCAATTAGGGTCCATGATTCAACAGACACAACAGGATTTGCAGCATGAGGAATTGGAACCTTTTGAATTCTAA
- a CDS encoding YqhG family protein, which yields MNQAQIQGYCKRYFEAVGASIYREEPQYLQVELPRDVDKELIERPFFWKWAEAMGQHVEPTILHLIFSPDKKPQDAARLHYVGLGSQQLLKIFQSAKKRGRIVRLFETGKKSGSGSYIPYLIATIKISYLSDRRRDIFTCDAVEMQSGVILTDVWGHLAARTYQASPQAPTPCKHQNPLRPTGHAPTDRLKIGNGSNRDTKEHEEYAIESALDDVELWKMQCQSAWEDLKNDIAKRIHAEDHAWAEEAMEQLRQDKKQLDDYYEGLLQKAKEDEMQAYLAERETRLAELAWRRQPRIRIEPFSIGLFFLRTPLL from the coding sequence ATGAATCAGGCACAGATACAAGGATACTGCAAACGGTATTTCGAAGCGGTAGGAGCTTCGATTTACCGGGAAGAACCCCAGTATTTGCAGGTTGAATTGCCAAGAGATGTAGACAAAGAGCTGATTGAACGGCCCTTTTTCTGGAAATGGGCAGAGGCCATGGGGCAACATGTAGAGCCAACCATTTTGCATCTGATTTTTTCGCCTGATAAAAAACCGCAAGATGCTGCACGATTGCATTATGTAGGATTAGGCAGCCAACAACTTTTAAAAATTTTTCAATCTGCAAAAAAACGCGGACGAATTGTCCGTTTATTCGAAACAGGCAAAAAATCAGGCAGCGGCAGCTATATTCCTTATTTGATTGCGACGATAAAAATCTCATACCTGTCAGACCGGCGCAGAGACATATTTACATGCGATGCTGTGGAAATGCAATCAGGTGTCATCCTGACTGATGTGTGGGGGCATCTGGCAGCACGGACGTACCAAGCATCCCCGCAAGCGCCGACGCCCTGCAAGCATCAAAATCCTCTGCGCCCAACAGGCCACGCTCCAACGGATCGGCTAAAGATTGGGAATGGTTCAAATCGCGATACAAAGGAACATGAGGAGTATGCAATCGAATCCGCTCTGGATGATGTAGAATTGTGGAAAATGCAGTGCCAATCGGCATGGGAAGATTTAAAAAACGATATTGCAAAACGCATCCATGCAGAAGATCATGCATGGGCAGAAGAAGCCATGGAACAATTGCGGCAAGACAAAAAACAATTGGATGACTACTATGAAGGGCTTTTGCAAAAAGCCAAGGAAGATGAAATGCAGGCATATTTGGCGGAACGGGAAACCAGGTTGGCGGAGCTAGCTTGGCGCAGACAGCCGCGCATCCGGATCGAGCCGTTTAGCATCGGTTTGTTTTTTTTACGCACACCTTTGCTGTAA